Proteins encoded by one window of Tunturibacter psychrotolerans:
- a CDS encoding S9 family peptidase — protein MTQSTIQPPHARQEPTPTTLHGHTLEDNYRWMRDKSSPEVLAHLEAENAYTLSVMAGTEELQAKLYAEMLSHIKETDESVPYRQRGWFYYVRTVEGSQYPIHCRRRATGSKFDPSQPEEIVLDVNQLAMGQPFMALGAMSVSMDDTKLAYSTDNTGFRQYTLHIRDLKTGADLPDTAERVGSVAWAADSQTLFYSTEDEVTKRHDHLFRHRLGDSAANDVVIYEEKDERFNLGVGKTRDNEYLLMEAGSHTTSECRFLSAKTPEGEFQMIAPRVDEQEYSVDHRNGLFYIRTNDVGKNFRVVTTKVETPSRDFWDELIPLDAEAPLEDFDVFDAFCVCSRRRLGLPTLTLIEFGMAKELGRSREIEFPEPVYSAGTNMNPEFATKKLRYSYQSLVSPASIYEYDVQLGTSELLKQQEVPGGFDSARYASERVWVEAADGVRIPVSVVYRRDSFKLDSTNPVYLYGYGSYGYPLPIGFSSSRLSLLDRGVVIAYAHIRGGGEMGDSWHDAGKMLVKRNTFSDFIAVAEQLVAKGYGARDRVAIEGGSAGGLLMGAVVNERPDLFRVVLSHVPFVDVMNTMLDASLPLTVAEYEEWGNPNEAEAFAYMRSYSPYDNLKAGDYPAMLVKTSLNDSQVMYWEPAKYVARLRTLKTNQTPLLLHINMDAGHGGASGRYDYLKEIAFDYAFLLMQLGVAD, from the coding sequence ATGACGCAAAGCACTATCCAGCCACCACACGCTCGCCAGGAACCGACGCCCACAACGCTGCATGGACACACGCTCGAAGATAACTACCGGTGGATGAGAGATAAGTCCTCCCCCGAGGTGCTGGCTCATCTCGAGGCGGAGAATGCCTATACGCTCTCCGTCATGGCGGGGACCGAAGAGCTGCAAGCCAAGCTGTATGCTGAGATGCTCTCGCATATCAAGGAGACTGATGAGTCAGTTCCCTATCGGCAGCGAGGATGGTTTTACTACGTGCGCACAGTAGAAGGAAGCCAGTATCCAATCCACTGCCGGAGACGGGCGACGGGGTCTAAGTTCGACCCATCGCAGCCCGAAGAGATTGTATTGGACGTGAATCAGCTCGCGATGGGTCAGCCCTTTATGGCATTAGGCGCAATGTCGGTGAGCATGGACGATACGAAGCTGGCTTACTCAACCGACAACACGGGATTTCGTCAGTACACGTTACATATTCGTGATCTGAAGACCGGTGCGGACTTACCGGACACTGCAGAACGGGTGGGATCGGTTGCCTGGGCCGCAGACTCGCAAACACTCTTCTACTCCACTGAGGACGAGGTAACGAAACGGCATGACCACCTCTTCCGTCATCGTCTGGGTGACTCCGCGGCAAACGATGTGGTGATTTATGAAGAGAAGGACGAGCGCTTCAATCTTGGAGTCGGCAAAACTCGTGACAACGAGTATTTGCTGATGGAGGCGGGTAGCCATACGACCAGCGAATGTCGGTTCCTCTCCGCAAAGACTCCTGAAGGAGAGTTTCAGATGATTGCGCCGCGCGTCGACGAGCAGGAATACTCGGTCGATCATCGCAACGGCTTGTTCTACATCCGGACGAACGACGTGGGAAAGAACTTTCGCGTGGTTACAACCAAGGTAGAGACGCCGAGTCGTGATTTCTGGGATGAGCTGATTCCACTGGACGCGGAGGCTCCGCTTGAGGACTTCGACGTCTTTGACGCCTTCTGCGTCTGTTCACGGCGCAGGCTTGGCCTTCCTACGCTCACTCTCATTGAATTCGGGATGGCGAAAGAGCTAGGTAGATCGAGAGAGATCGAGTTCCCGGAACCGGTTTATTCGGCAGGGACCAATATGAATCCGGAGTTTGCGACGAAGAAACTTCGATATAGCTACCAATCCCTCGTTTCGCCAGCGTCGATTTATGAGTACGACGTGCAGTTGGGCACCTCCGAGCTTTTGAAGCAGCAGGAGGTTCCAGGTGGGTTTGATTCGGCGCGCTACGCTTCAGAGCGAGTCTGGGTCGAAGCAGCCGACGGCGTGAGGATTCCGGTTTCGGTCGTATACCGCCGCGATTCCTTCAAACTGGATTCGACGAATCCCGTTTATCTTTACGGCTACGGTTCGTATGGGTATCCCTTGCCGATTGGTTTTAGTTCCTCGCGTTTGTCGCTGCTAGACCGAGGCGTGGTGATCGCTTACGCGCATATTCGCGGTGGTGGCGAGATGGGAGATTCCTGGCACGATGCTGGCAAGATGCTGGTCAAACGCAACACATTCAGCGACTTCATCGCCGTGGCTGAGCAGCTGGTCGCGAAAGGCTACGGAGCTAGGGATCGGGTTGCGATCGAGGGAGGGAGTGCGGGCGGGCTGCTGATGGGTGCGGTGGTCAACGAGCGGCCGGATTTATTCCGGGTCGTTCTGTCGCACGTTCCATTTGTGGACGTGATGAACACGATGCTCGATGCCAGTCTGCCTCTTACCGTGGCTGAGTATGAGGAGTGGGGAAACCCGAATGAAGCAGAGGCGTTCGCTTACATGCGGTCTTACTCGCCCTATGACAATCTCAAGGCGGGAGACTATCCGGCGATGCTGGTGAAGACGAGCCTTAACGATTCTCAGGTGATGTACTGGGAGCCTGCGAAGTATGTCGCCAGATTGCGCACGCTGAAGACGAATCAGACTCCACTGCTGCTGCACATCAACATGGATGCAGGACACGGCGGCGCTTCGGGACGATATGACTATCTTAAAGAGATTGCGTTTGACTATGCGTTTTTGCTAATGCAGCTTGGAGTGGCGGACTAG
- a CDS encoding class I SAM-dependent methyltransferase: MEATKVAMNVQEQFGQIDIYVFDQILRGNIGSGMRVLDAGCGYGRNLVHLLREGCEVFAVDADIEGIEHVRALAAQLAPDLPSNNFRVGKLDEIDLPDNFADVVICNSVLHFARDDAHFLAIIAELWRVLRPGGLLFCRLGSRIGMEFERLRGNVFRLNDGSEWFLVDEAMLMRLTDQLNAVMVDPLKTTIVQDYRCMTTWVLRKRGTRGGRQADV, from the coding sequence GTGGAAGCTACTAAAGTCGCCATGAACGTGCAGGAGCAGTTTGGGCAGATTGATATATATGTCTTCGACCAGATTCTGCGAGGAAACATCGGTAGTGGAATGCGTGTCCTCGACGCTGGCTGTGGATACGGTAGAAACCTGGTGCATCTCCTGCGCGAGGGGTGCGAGGTCTTCGCGGTGGACGCAGATATAGAGGGCATTGAGCATGTACGGGCACTTGCCGCTCAGCTGGCACCTGATCTGCCCTCAAATAACTTTCGCGTAGGCAAGCTTGATGAAATCGACTTACCAGATAACTTTGCGGATGTGGTCATCTGCAACTCAGTGCTGCATTTCGCGCGGGACGACGCCCATTTCCTAGCGATCATCGCAGAACTTTGGCGTGTTCTCCGGCCGGGTGGGTTGCTGTTCTGCCGTTTGGGTTCGCGTATCGGCATGGAGTTCGAACGGTTGAGAGGAAATGTTTTCCGCCTCAATGACGGATCGGAGTGGTTTTTGGTCGACGAGGCCATGCTGATGCGATTGACGGATCAATTGAACGCCGTGATGGTGGATCCACTGAAGACGACGATCGTGCAGGATTACCGGTGCATGACGACGTGGGTACTCCGCAAGCGCGGAACTCGTGGTGGCAGACAAGCGGACGTCTAG
- a CDS encoding ABC transporter ATP-binding protein, producing the protein MKSVDRTSRGTGRATSADLTASRPKPKLTKVMPEVWKLVKPRRWLLAGSFLLMIVNRLCSFALPVSSRYLINNVMYKHQLTLLPWIIGIVATATFLQGVTSYTLTQLLSTAGQRLISELRTRVQRHIGRLPVAFYDENRTGTLVARIMTDVEGVRNLVGTGLLEFVGGILTAIIAFCILIRISGRMTLLTVCILLVFGLILQRAFKTIRPIFRERSKINAEVTGRLTESLGGVRVVKGYHAEESEARVFARGVERLLKNVISSITAQSLMTLSSTMVLGVVGGLIMYLGAKEIAAHRLDVGGYVEYTMLLAFMVAPIVQLVNIGTQLTEALAGLDRTTEILNEREEDSEPNRAVVIGPIHGDVAFQNVTFAYEVNKPVLHGISFESKPGTVTALVGSSGSGKSTIISLICGFHTAIGGEVLIDGIDLGTIRLSSYRQQLGVVLQETFLFDGSIRENILFSRPQATEEQLMEASRIARVDEFAERFPEKYDTVVGERGVKLSGGQRQRISIARAILADPRILILDEATSSLDSESEALIQSGLNFLMQGRTTFVIAHRLSTIRRADQILVIEQGRILERGTHDSLYKLQGRYYDLYTRQHGLETNLFLAPGEGDKIEEPVSADS; encoded by the coding sequence ATGAAATCTGTAGACCGCACCTCTCGCGGCACCGGCAGAGCTACGTCGGCCGATCTAACGGCGTCGCGCCCCAAACCAAAACTGACCAAGGTCATGCCGGAGGTGTGGAAGCTGGTTAAGCCGCGTCGGTGGCTCCTCGCCGGCAGCTTCCTGTTGATGATTGTCAACCGCCTCTGCAGCTTTGCCCTCCCGGTCTCTTCGCGTTACCTGATCAACAACGTGATGTACAAGCATCAGCTGACCCTGCTTCCGTGGATTATCGGCATCGTTGCCACGGCCACATTTCTCCAGGGAGTGACCTCCTACACGCTCACACAACTGCTCTCCACCGCTGGCCAACGGCTCATCTCGGAGCTACGAACCCGGGTTCAACGACACATCGGCCGTCTCCCCGTGGCCTTCTACGACGAAAACCGAACAGGCACGCTCGTCGCCCGCATCATGACCGATGTAGAAGGCGTCCGCAATCTGGTTGGCACTGGCCTGCTGGAGTTTGTCGGCGGCATCCTGACCGCGATCATTGCTTTCTGCATCCTGATCCGCATCAGCGGACGCATGACGCTGCTTACTGTCTGTATTCTGCTCGTCTTCGGTCTCATCCTGCAGAGAGCTTTCAAGACGATCCGGCCGATCTTCCGCGAACGCTCGAAGATCAACGCAGAGGTCACAGGCCGTCTCACCGAATCGCTGGGTGGCGTACGTGTGGTGAAGGGCTACCACGCCGAAGAGAGCGAAGCCCGCGTATTTGCCCGCGGCGTCGAACGTCTGCTCAAGAACGTAATCAGCTCGATCACTGCTCAGTCTCTGATGACTCTCTCCTCCACGATGGTGTTGGGTGTGGTCGGAGGTCTGATCATGTACCTGGGTGCCAAAGAGATCGCTGCTCATCGTTTGGATGTCGGTGGCTACGTGGAGTACACCATGCTGCTCGCCTTCATGGTGGCGCCCATCGTGCAACTTGTTAACATCGGGACACAACTCACCGAAGCCCTTGCAGGCCTGGACCGCACCACTGAGATTCTGAACGAACGCGAAGAGGACAGCGAGCCGAATCGTGCGGTCGTCATCGGGCCGATACACGGCGATGTCGCATTTCAAAATGTGACCTTTGCATACGAAGTCAACAAGCCCGTCCTCCACGGCATCAGCTTCGAGTCGAAGCCAGGAACGGTCACTGCACTCGTGGGCTCTTCCGGCTCAGGCAAGTCCACCATCATCTCCCTCATCTGCGGCTTTCACACTGCTATCGGCGGCGAGGTCCTCATCGACGGCATCGATCTGGGTACGATCCGCCTCAGCAGCTACCGTCAGCAGCTTGGAGTGGTCTTACAGGAGACCTTTCTCTTCGACGGCAGCATCCGCGAAAACATTCTCTTCAGCCGTCCACAGGCCACAGAGGAGCAACTGATGGAGGCTAGCCGCATCGCCCGCGTCGACGAGTTCGCCGAGCGCTTCCCAGAGAAATACGACACTGTCGTTGGCGAACGCGGAGTCAAGCTCTCCGGCGGCCAGCGCCAGCGCATCTCCATCGCCCGCGCCATCCTCGCGGATCCACGCATCCTGATCCTGGACGAGGCCACTAGCTCGCTCGACTCCGAGTCAGAAGCACTCATCCAGAGTGGCCTCAACTTTCTGATGCAGGGCCGCACCACGTTCGTGATTGCACACCGTCTCTCCACCATCCGGCGTGCTGACCAGATTCTCGTTATAGAGCAGGGAAGGATTCTCGAACGTGGCACCCACGACTCGCTCTACAAACTCCAGGGCCGCTACTACGATCTCTACACACGACAGCATGGTCTCGAAACCAATCTCTTCCTCGCGCCAGGTGAAGGCGACAAGATTGAAGAGCCTGTATCAGCCGACTCTTAG